TAGTATTTGTGGcaggataataataaaacaattttattgttcagtcatgtctgacttcatgaccccttttgaggttttcttggcagagatgctgtagtgatttgccatttggGGAAACTCAGGCACACAGTGTGtctcagagtcacccagctagtaagtgtctggttggatttgaactcaggtcttcctgacaccagatcCAGTTTTTTATGTACTTCACAGCTCTCTAAAATTGTCAATATTGTCTTGTGAGGTTGGTAGTGCGAGTAATAGCaactctgttttatagatgaggaaataaggaTCAAAAGGTGAAATAACTAACCGTAATCTTGCAACTTAATAGCAGAGTTTTAATTCAAACCCAAGGCTTCTGGGTCCAGTTGGAGTGCTTTCTTTCCAACTGATCTTTATGTTGCTGTTGCAGGTTGTGCAGAAAGGTTCCTTTGATTATGTTAAGGCACAAAGAATAGATGAGTTTAGTTTAATTTTCCCACCTGATCTATTTGAAATGGATTTAGTCTTGAATTTTGTAAATTGAGGCAGCATCAGAAAGAATAATTTTTCCAGAATGTTTAGAGTGGAATACTATGAAACTTGAGTATGTTCTTTTCAAGAGAACAATTTCTACCTGCTGCTCTGATCACGTTCTTGGGCATTAGATGACAGATCTTCTTTCTCCTGTGTTGTAAGACTCAAGCCGCAAATTTACTAAATGTGGGGGAAATTGCTAACAGCTTAAAATGTAGAGGAACTtttcattgaaaatattttaattttagttaactcaaaattttaatttcatactTAATGACATCCTCCATATTAAAACTTGCATTGTGTTAAAAGTGTTCTGCTGAGGATGTATCATTGGCATTCCTTCTGAACAAATTAATGGCTAGTTATTAACAATAAcaaactttaacatttttttgtttgtagATATGGCTCGTGGACAGCAGAAGATTCAGTCTCAGCAGAAAAATGCCAAAAAACAAGctggacaaaaaaagaaacaaggacaTGATCAGAAGGCTGCTGCTAAGGCTGCCTTGATATATACCTGCACTGTCTGTAGGGTAAGGGAGCTAGAAGACCTGGTGTTTCTGTGGATCATTATTCTATACTTAGTATAAAGTTCTGGTATTCATgataactagataaatcaaataccTAGTTCCTTTAGGCATGGTTTTTAGTGATGCTATCACATATTGTATACTAATGAAGATAACAATCACTCCTTATcgtttttcatgtttttattcccAGTGTCCAACATAGGAGGCACATAAATTCTTACACATGCACTAGCCCAGTCCCTTGTTACCTGTCTAGAGCTGTTCTAACTACCTCCACTCTTGTTCCTCTTATCAATTTTCATATTGCTGCCAAAGTGAAATTTCTTATACATAGAGCTTTCGTGTTAAATAAAAATGGTGTGTTCTGGACATACCATTTGGCACCTTACTACATGGCTAGTTTaggaaacattaaatataaaagaatccaATGAATCTTAGAGTTGCCTTTAAAATATAAGCATTTTGACTTTTGTCATTTGTTTATTGTATAGTCAGGGTGTGTTAGCATAATTCATTAGAATGTTAATCACACTGAGAACAGGTCAAGTTTAGTATGTGTAACTGGTTTAAAGATGAAGAGGGACCTGTTAGTGAGTAACAGGCCTAAGTCCTATTATCTGATCCACAGGAGCATTGAAATTCATGGGAAAGGAAGGCAATGTACTATGTACAAGGAGGATCCTAGGCTGGGGGGATGAGGAGGGAGGTAAATAAAGATGGTAAGATACATCCATAGCTTTTGCTCTCAAAGCATATTGTACCTTAGTTGAAAAAATACTACTGAAATGGTCATGCTAGAACAAGAACTGAtagattatttctaaaatgaatcaTCATTAGAGTAGATGAAATATCTCCTTGCTAATGGTACTTTTAATAAGATGGAAATAAAGTATGATCGTAGTCAAATTTTACTGATATAGATTCTAATGTAAACAGTGGGAATCTTACTGTATGAAGAAAAATTTTCTTCcctaacttaatttttttctctattctctttttatcctttgcTTCTTCATCCTACCACTTCACTAGACACAAATGCCGGACCCCAAGACCTTCAAACAGCACTTTGAGAGCAAACATCCTAAGACTCCACTTCCTCCAGAATTGGCTGATGTTCAGGCATAAAGTTGTTTACaggtcattgattttttttttgtttgtttgttttaatgtcAAGGTTGTCCAAGAGGACAAAACTTATCTCCTATAATTGTGAGATTAATTTGTCTTCTGGCTGAGACTTGATAATTGCTTCCCCATCTTAAGAACTTAATAATTTTACTAAAAGACCATTTTGCAGTACTCATACCATGTCTTCAGAACACCAAATCTATTTTAACTTGTACTACTACTGCTgcagccaaaaaaataaaagaaaggggaagcTGATCAGCCCTGATCCTGGAATGGAAAAGATAAATCAGCTTGAAGAGAATAGTTAATACAACAACCGTATTTTGAGAGACTTTGCTCCCAGAAATGATGCAGGCTAATGTGGGTGAGCAGGATTATGCAGGTATTTTACTAAGTGCACATTGTATTCTAGTATTATAGGACAGAAATTAGTCATGTATTATAATTGCCAGAAAACAATCAATTTAACTCTTGATGGCTTATTTGGATGCCCCTTTCcccattatatatacatactccTTTAAACCATCTTTTACTAAACTGGTCAGAGATCTATTGTGGGTAGTAAAAACCCAATTAATTAGCTATAAATAACAACCTAATCTAAAGACTGCTTTCTATAAAACTCAAGTCATTGTCAAATGTCTGGTTTGTTTCTTTCTTGAGAAATATAAGCAGTGTATAATAGTAGTGTTGTATAACAGTTACATTCACTGAAAGCTATTCTTATGTTTTTGTAGGTGAATTCATGGCACCTATTGACTCTTCTACTATCTCAGACCTTAGGTAACAAACCTGCAGCTGCTTTTCTAACAAACTGTTGATCAGCAAAAATAAAGGGGCTACAGAAACTCATTTTTATGCTGTTCCCTTTTGGGCTTCATGCAAAGACAATTCTGTGTAAATGTACAGTT
This sequence is a window from Monodelphis domestica isolate mMonDom1 chromosome 3, mMonDom1.pri, whole genome shotgun sequence. Protein-coding genes within it:
- the ZNF706 gene encoding zinc finger protein 706 isoform X1, with the protein product MEGWRRGRLRRRMRIQLRLRGSVWTGPNQAKPDQPGPGPGRLRTLVRETNNLTGSEDMARGQQKIQSQQKNAKKQAGQKKKQGHDQKAAAKAALIYTCTVCRTQMPDPKTFKQHFESKHPKTPLPPELADVQA
- the ZNF706 gene encoding zinc finger protein 706 isoform X2 produces the protein MARGQQKIQSQQKNAKKQAGQKKKQGHDQKAAAKAALIYTCTVCRTQMPDPKTFKQHFESKHPKTPLPPELADVQA